From the genome of Podospora bellae-mahoneyi strain CBS 112042 chromosome 2, whole genome shotgun sequence:
ACAGATGTCATATCCCCCCTATTGGCATACGGACTCCTGAGACTGAGAGGATATCATGGATATGAAGGGTGGCGGTGGCTATTCCTCCTGGAGGGCATTCTGACACTGGTGATCGGTATTTGGTCCTACTTCCAGATGGTACCTTCACCAACGCAGACCAAAGCTCCCTGGCGCAAGAAGGGATGGTTCACGGAACATGAAGAGAAAATTATGGTCAATCGTATCCTGAGGGACGATCCTTCCAAGAGTGACATGCATAATCGGCAAGCCATCACTTTCAAGCTACTTTGGTACGTCGCTTGCTGTCCCTCGTTTGTTTGTGACCGGGGATACCATGACTGACTGATTTTGACTCCAGGGAATCTCTTTGTGACTTTGACTTATGGCCAATCTACCTCATCGGCCTTACTTTCTCCATGCCTGCCGGCCCACCGGATCAATACCTGACTTTGACGCTCCGGCAGTTGGGTTTCGATACGTTTGACTCCAACCTGCTCAGCATCCCTTGCCAGATCACTTGCACCATCAGTGTTCGTTACCCCACAAATGCCCTCTAATACGCAGGCAACGGCTAACGTAAGCAGATGCTCCTCATCACATATCTGTCCGAGAAGCTGAACCAAAGGGCCTTCATGGGAGTGGTGATGCAAGTGTGGCTTCTGCCATGTGTTGTAGCCCTCTATCTGCTACCAGCCAACGCATCAAGATGGGCAGCATACGCCGTCGTCACGGTATTGCTGTCCTATCCTTCCACTCACGCGATGCAAGTGGGATGGTGCAGCAGAAACAGCAATACCGTGCGCACACGTACCGTCTCTGCTGCGCTTTACAACATGGCAGTCCAAACCAACAGTATCATATCCTCCAACATTTACCGACGAGACGACCGACCGGAATACCGACGTGGTAACAGGGCCTTGATTGGCATTGCAAGCATGAATATTGTCAATTACCTGCTGGTCAAGGCTTATTACTTATGGAGAAACAAGAAGCGAGACGAAACCTGGGACAGGATGAGCCAAGAGGAGCGGCGGAATTACTTGGCTACCACGACGGACAAGGGAAGCAAGAGACTGGACTTTAGATTCGCACATTAGTCAAGAGAGACGGGGCTGAGACAGGATTGCTGTACCCTGGAAATGCAATAGCTCGGTGTAGGCAACTCTCGGACGTCAGACTGCTCAACGAATGACCATGAGAGCTGATGTTATTTTACCCCGCTTATAATTCGGCAGTCAAGTGCATCACTTAAAGTTTAATCTCACACATAACTGGAGGTGGGGGACTTAACATAGGGCAGGAGCACAAAGAAGTGGACTGCCGGGCTGTTCCTTGCTTCTCTTTGCGTGCCGCTTAGACCGTCTTGTGGCAAGAACAAGGAAAAGTCGACAATGCCTTTGTTGGGACAAGAATAGGTTTCTGACCCTCACGCTGTAAGCATTAAAGACGGGCTTTTGCTCCCATTGGCATCTTCTCTTAGATTCCCTTCATCCTCACAAAAGCCTTTCTCTCACAACAAGTAAGACGGAGGCAGAAAGCACTAACAACAACATTCAACACGTCATCCTCGCCATTGGTAAGCTTTTCATACATCCACTCTTCAACATGGAGCCAAACAATAACGATGATATAGACTGGTTGGACCTCGTAGCATCCCGGCCCTGCTCCGTCACCCCAAGCGAATCCGCCAGCCAGGTTCACACACGGCGGCCCCCCGCAACtcggggcagcagcagcaccaataACAACCGCggttcctcttcctccctccgccccatccaagaagaggaaatccgcctcttttccaccacccaatcCCAACTCCGCGAGGCAACCTCCCGGCAAGGACACCCCAGCAGGTTACCACCCATCCCCGAATTCCAAGAatcaccctccaaacccctcGTCCGGAGCGACGACAACCTCATTCCCCTCGACGACGCCATCGAGCGGCTGCGGGACTGCAAAGCCCGTCTCGCCACCACACACGAAGGCTGGTTGCTAGCAGCCAAAGCCCTCATCCGCGCTGACCTCGTTCCTGCCAACCAAGCCCTGTCTGTTGAGCTTAAACGCTTTGGAGACGCCATCTGCGAGCGGTACGCCGCTGCGACGTTTCTGTGGAACACGCTTTTGGGTTTGGACCCAAAGGAGtggttggcgagggggaaggcGTTTGATACTTCGCTTAGGAGGATCAGGACGCTGAgggggctggaggggagCTTGTGGTATTGGGAGAGCTTGACGCTGaggctgctggagctggtggatAGGGAGAATGAGAGGattcggaggagggagggggagattggggaggttttgggaCGGTGGGGACGGGGGATGCCTTCTAGGCCTTGAAATCAGGgactgatgaggaggggcggcgtgtcttgtcttttccaTGGCCGTTGAGTGCTTACCTTGCCTACATAATTGTGAAAGTATAATCCCATAAAGTTTTTGACGTTTATTACCTGTGCATCATGACAATCATCTGTGATACCTTTCGTGGCCCGTATTTTGAACATGTTATTGGCCCCCCTTTCGACCCCCTTTTTATGGACCAGGCAGCACTGACAAGAGGCGGGTTCGGGGAGTTTGTTCGTTCCCAACCAATCACAAGTCGCCAGTGacattcctcctccccattgCCCCACCATGCATGATCCGGCATCATTGCCGGACGAGGTTCT
Proteins encoded in this window:
- a CDS encoding hypothetical protein (COG:G; EggNog:ENOG503NVM3), giving the protein MHISDTLWIHRQRASFSILLLLSIMAPSGDSDTKDKIRSSTALASSIETASKSSRSSTNEKEKESPEAIRQRILDQEAEFRASQKPTTNLASFWSWKKSESRRPEDIATQPSVFDNPELAPYFQPTERYENRHRFDPSFKWTWAEEIPLIRKIDWKVTAWSCVAFFALDLDRSNISQANTDNFLDDLGLDTNDYNLGQTVFRISFLLAELPSQLISKKIGPDRWIPAQMVLWSIVSAAQFWLKGRSSFLATRALIGLLQGGFIPDVILYMSYFFKGTELPFRLALFWMANRLTDVISPLLAYGLLRLRGYHGYEGWRWLFLLEGILTLVIGIWSYFQMVPSPTQTKAPWRKKGWFTEHEEKIMVNRILRDDPSKSDMHNRQAITFKLLWESLCDFDLWPIYLIGLTFSMPAGPPDQYLTLTLRQLGFDTFDSNLLSIPCQITCTISMLLITYLSEKLNQRAFMGVVMQVWLLPCVVALYLLPANASRWAAYAVVTVLLSYPSTHAMQVGWCSRNSNTVRTRTVSAALYNMAVQTNSIISSNIYRRDDRPEYRRGNRALIGIASMNIVNYLLVKAYYLWRNKKRDETWDRMSQEERRNYLATTTDKGSKRLDFRFAH